From one Carassius auratus strain Wakin unplaced genomic scaffold, ASM336829v1 scaf_tig00014789, whole genome shotgun sequence genomic stretch:
- the LOC113074467 gene encoding CD48 antigen-like, translating to MGKTLPSHSLFVLIVKSADQMEFDVFVVSRSWSIFGDTDEVKSVSVLEGDSVSLNTDVKIQRDDMILWMFGPQNTRIAEIIKRDQINFIFVSNDERFRDRLQMDNQTGSLTIRNIRSEHSGLYKLTVISEKTSLKSFSVTVYAPLPSPVITSNSSNCSSSSSSSSVSNCSLLCSVVNVSAVTLSWYKGNSLLSSISVSDLSISLSLPLEVEYQENNIYSCVINNPITNQTTHLENMKLCHICPGTSVAILTLFSVVVLLKL from the exons ATGGGAAAAACCCTTCCCTCACACAGTCTCTTTGTGTTGATCGTCAAGAGCGCAGACCAGATGGAGTTTGATGTGTTTGTAGTCAGCCGTAGCTGGA GCATATTTGGTGAtacagatgaagtgaagtcagtgtcagtgctggagggagattctgtctctCTAAACACTGATGTTAAAATACAGAGAGATGATATGATACTGTGGATGTTTGGACCTCAAAACACTCGAATAGCTGAGATCATTAAAAGAGaccaaataaactttatttttgtcagtaatgatgagagattcagagacagactccagatggacaatcaaactggatctctgaccatcagaaacatcagatctgaacactctggactttataaactgaCTGTCATCAGTGAAAAAACCTCACTGAAGAGCTTCAGTGTTACTGTGTACG CTCCTCTTCCCTCTCCTGTCATCACCAGTAACTCCTCAaactgttcttcatcatcatcatcatcatcagtgtctaattgttcactgctgtgttcagttgtgaatgtgagtgctgtgactctctcctggtacaaaggaaacagtttattgtccagcatcagtgtgtctgatctcagcatcagtctctctctacctctggaggtggaatatcaggagaacaacatctacagctgtgtgatcaacaatcccatcacaaaccagaccacacatctggagaaCATGAAACTCTGTCACATTTGTCCAGGTACGTCAGTGGCAATTTTG ACTCTGTTCAGTGttgtggttctactgaagctgtga